A single region of the Labeo rohita strain BAU-BD-2019 chromosome 3, IGBB_LRoh.1.0, whole genome shotgun sequence genome encodes:
- the cpsf4 gene encoding cleavage and polyadenylation specificity factor subunit 4 isoform X1 has protein sequence MQELIANVDHIKFDLEIAVEQQLGAQPLPFPGMDKSGAAVCEFFMRAACMKGGMCPFRHISGEKTVVCKHWLRGLCKKGDQCEFLHEYDMTKMPECYFYSKFGECSNKECPFLHIDPESKIKDCPWYDRGFCKHGPDCRHRHTRRVICVNYLVGFCPEGKSCKFMHPRFELPMGATEQPPLPQQAQSQQKQQNTQPTNRSSQSLIQLTNTNVNSNQRMPNAVGIVHSNNNMGGPRGPRPLDQVTCYKCGEKGHYANKCTKGHLAFLSGQ, from the exons ATGCAGGAATTAATCGCGAATGTCGATCATATCAAGTTTGATCTAGAAATTGCTGTAGAACAACAGTTAGGCGCTCAACCACTGCCATTTCCAGGAATGGATA AATCTGGTGCAGCTGTATGCGAGTTCTTCATGAGAGCTGCCTGTATGAAAG GTGGAATGTGTCCTTTCAGACACATCAGTGGAGAAAAGACTGTGGTGTGCAAGCACTGGCTTCGAGGTTTATGCAAGAAAGGAGACCAATGTGAATTTTTACACGAGTATGATATGACAAAGATGCCTGAATGTTATTTCTACTCTAAATTTG GGGAGTGCAGTAATAAAGAGTGTCCATTTCTGCATATCGACCCAGAATCTAAGATTAAAGATTGCCCATGGTATGATAGGGGATTTTGTAAGCATG GTCCGGATTGCAGGCACAGACACACACGAAGAGTCATCTGTGTAAATTACCTTGTTGGCTTCTGTCCGGAGGGCAAATCATGCAAATTTATGCA TCCAAGATTTGAACTCCCTATGGGTGCGACTGAACAGCCACCATTACCACAACAGGCACAGTCACAGCAAAAg CAGCAAAACACGCAGCCCACAAACAGGTCATCACAGTCGCTCATCCAGTTAACCAACACCAATGTTAACAGCAACCAGAGAATGCCAAATGCTGTTGGGATTGTGCACTCTAACAACAACATGGGTGGACCTCGCGGTCCTCGTCCACTGGATCAAGTTACGTGTTACAAG TGCGGTGAGAAGGGCCATTACGCAAACAAATGCACAAAAGGACACCTGGCGTTTTTGAGTGGACAGTAA
- the bud31 gene encoding protein BUD31 homolog, which translates to MPKVKRSRKPPPDGWELIEPTLDELDQKMREAETEPHEGKRKVESLWPIFRLHHQRSRYIFDLFYKRKAISRELYEYCIKEGYADKNLIAKWKKQGYENLCCLRCIQTRDTNFGTNCICRVPKGKLEVGRIIECTHCGCRGCSG; encoded by the exons ATGCCGAAGGTGAAAAGGAGTAGGAAACCACCTCCAGATGGTTGGGAGCTCATAGAGCCCACTCTTGACGAACTGGACCAGAAAATGCGCGAAG CTGAAACCGAGCCACATGAGGGCAAACGTAAAGTTGAGTCTCTGTGGCCAATCTTCCGACTTCATCACCAGCGCAGCCGTTACATTTTCGACCTTTTTTACAAGAGAAAGGCCATCAGTCGAG AGCTTTATGAATATTGCATCAAAGAGGGCTATGCAGACAAGAATCTGATTGCCAAATGGAAAAAACAGGGCTATGAAAATCTGTGCTGCCTGCGGTGCATTCAGACTCGTGACACAAACTTTGGAACAAATTGCATATGCAGAGTTCCCAAGGGCAAGCTTGAAGTG GGTCGTATCATTGAGTGCACTCACTGTGGATGCCGAGGATGTTCTGGATGA
- the pdap1b gene encoding pdgfa associated protein 1b isoform X1 has translation MPKGGKKGGHKGRMRTYTSPEEIDAQMKAEKERKKNEEEEGAAVNDNQSEDKLTASGSEDSDDEASQKKKGIEGLIEIENPNRVAQKTKKVTEIELEGPRQLSRREREEIEKQKAKERYMKMHLAGKTDQAKADLARLAIIRKQREEAARKKEEERKAKEAAQAAAAAAKGLHTLSLK, from the exons ATGCCTAAAGGAG GGAAAAAGGGTGGCCATAAAGGTCGCATGAGAACCTACACCAGTCCTGAAGAAATAGATGCTCAAATGAAAGCAGAAAAAGAGCGAAAAAAG aACGAAGAAGAAGAAGGTGCGGCAGTGAACGACAACCAGAGCGAGGACAAACTGACAGCATCGGGTTCAGAGGACAGTGACGATGAGGCGTCTCAG AAAAAGAAGGGTATTGAGGGCTTAATAGAGATTGAAAATCCCAATCGAGTcgcccaaaaaacaaagaaagtcaCAGAAATAGAACTCGAGGGTCCTAGACAGCTTTCCAGACGAGAAAG AGAAGAGATCGAAAAGCAAAAGGCCAAGGAGAGGtacatgaaaatgcatttaGCAGGAAAGACAGATCAAGCTAAAGCTGACCTCGCTCGACTCGCCATTATAAGAAAGCAACGCGAGGAGGCTGCACGGAAAAAAGAAGAGGAACGTAAAG CAAAAGAAGCAGCGCAGGCGGCAGCAGCAGCGGCTAAAGGACTACATACGTTGTCTCTCAAATAA
- the atp5mf gene encoding ATP synthase subunit f, mitochondrial: MADKPVALAQRKLMDVKLGELPSWLGTRDFTPNGLLGSVRGGYERYYNKYINVRKGGIGGVAMFLAGYVALSYLWEYDHIKHDRWRKYH; encoded by the exons ATGGCGGATAAACCAG TGGCCCTGGCCCAGAGGAAGCTTATGGATGTCAAGCTCGGAGAGCTGCCATCATGGCTTGGAACGAGAGACTTCACCCCAAACGGACTTCTCGGTAGTGTTCGTGGAG GATATGAGAGATACTACAACAAATACATTAATGTGAGGAAAGGTGGCATTGGTGGAGTTGCCATGTTCCTTGCTGGTTACGTTGCCCTCAGCTACCTCTGGGAATACGATCACATCA AGCACGACAGGTGGAGGAAGTACCACTGA
- the pdap1b gene encoding pdgfa associated protein 1b isoform X2: MRTYTSPEEIDAQMKAEKERKKNEEEEGAAVNDNQSEDKLTASGSEDSDDEASQKKKGIEGLIEIENPNRVAQKTKKVTEIELEGPRQLSRREREEIEKQKAKERYMKMHLAGKTDQAKADLARLAIIRKQREEAARKKEEERKAKEAAQAAAAAAKGLHTLSLK; the protein is encoded by the exons ATGAGAACCTACACCAGTCCTGAAGAAATAGATGCTCAAATGAAAGCAGAAAAAGAGCGAAAAAAG aACGAAGAAGAAGAAGGTGCGGCAGTGAACGACAACCAGAGCGAGGACAAACTGACAGCATCGGGTTCAGAGGACAGTGACGATGAGGCGTCTCAG AAAAAGAAGGGTATTGAGGGCTTAATAGAGATTGAAAATCCCAATCGAGTcgcccaaaaaacaaagaaagtcaCAGAAATAGAACTCGAGGGTCCTAGACAGCTTTCCAGACGAGAAAG AGAAGAGATCGAAAAGCAAAAGGCCAAGGAGAGGtacatgaaaatgcatttaGCAGGAAAGACAGATCAAGCTAAAGCTGACCTCGCTCGACTCGCCATTATAAGAAAGCAACGCGAGGAGGCTGCACGGAAAAAAGAAGAGGAACGTAAAG CAAAAGAAGCAGCGCAGGCGGCAGCAGCAGCGGCTAAAGGACTACATACGTTGTCTCTCAAATAA
- the cpsf4 gene encoding cleavage and polyadenylation specificity factor subunit 4 isoform X2 — translation MQELIANVDHIKFDLEIAVEQQLGAQPLPFPGMDKSGAAVCEFFMRAACMKGGMCPFRHISGEKTVVCKHWLRGLCKKGDQCEFLHEYDMTKMPECYFYSKFGECSNKECPFLHIDPESKIKDCPWYDRGFCKHGPDCRHRHTRRVICVNYLVGFCPEGKSCKFMHPRFELPMGATEQPPLPQQAQSQQKQNTQPTNRSSQSLIQLTNTNVNSNQRMPNAVGIVHSNNNMGGPRGPRPLDQVTCYKCGEKGHYANKCTKGHLAFLSGQ, via the exons ATGCAGGAATTAATCGCGAATGTCGATCATATCAAGTTTGATCTAGAAATTGCTGTAGAACAACAGTTAGGCGCTCAACCACTGCCATTTCCAGGAATGGATA AATCTGGTGCAGCTGTATGCGAGTTCTTCATGAGAGCTGCCTGTATGAAAG GTGGAATGTGTCCTTTCAGACACATCAGTGGAGAAAAGACTGTGGTGTGCAAGCACTGGCTTCGAGGTTTATGCAAGAAAGGAGACCAATGTGAATTTTTACACGAGTATGATATGACAAAGATGCCTGAATGTTATTTCTACTCTAAATTTG GGGAGTGCAGTAATAAAGAGTGTCCATTTCTGCATATCGACCCAGAATCTAAGATTAAAGATTGCCCATGGTATGATAGGGGATTTTGTAAGCATG GTCCGGATTGCAGGCACAGACACACACGAAGAGTCATCTGTGTAAATTACCTTGTTGGCTTCTGTCCGGAGGGCAAATCATGCAAATTTATGCA TCCAAGATTTGAACTCCCTATGGGTGCGACTGAACAGCCACCATTACCACAACAGGCACAGTCACAGCAAAAg CAAAACACGCAGCCCACAAACAGGTCATCACAGTCGCTCATCCAGTTAACCAACACCAATGTTAACAGCAACCAGAGAATGCCAAATGCTGTTGGGATTGTGCACTCTAACAACAACATGGGTGGACCTCGCGGTCCTCGTCCACTGGATCAAGTTACGTGTTACAAG TGCGGTGAGAAGGGCCATTACGCAAACAAATGCACAAAAGGACACCTGGCGTTTTTGAGTGGACAGTAA